One stretch of Streptomyces sp. MMBL 11-1 DNA includes these proteins:
- a CDS encoding ATP-binding SpoIIE family protein phosphatase, translated as MAPIPLQRDTVQRPGTTRAGYAHGPRPASRTSLPGIPLAPAAARRFVRAALAEWTGIGVPAAVGFSDRLADDAVTVTNELVTNAVVHAGTTVDLVLRLEEEGDGEEPTAALVLEVTDHHPARPVSGDERGAGPGPAGAYAGELPDPAEYGRGLQLVATLADSWGITYRTGLKTVWARLPVDDWSAPPAPPDGEALRRGLRAAEILAPAARRVERDDAVWDSRGAPAFLAEASDLLAGQLDEDLVAAIAGQLLVPRLADWCAIWLETEGGGPAAEPRLARVWHSDETGTEPLRAALEKEPLRLPAGVGSGPVSVPVPWPAHPADEGREDGEGRNGWKDREGRNGWKDREDWEHREDREGTPVPLPHPGGRGGAALAFRITAGGRALGTVLVGREGVARMPEAVASLIEDFVRRLGLAVGAARAYTRQATISRILQRGLLPSKVAEIPGVTSALVYEPSDDGVVGGDFYDIFPCPGDRWCFVLGDVQGSGPEAAVVTGLARPWLRLLSREGFGVGEVLDRLNRLLLDDAMEAAEAAALMVAAAGGQQLHDGTQSRFLSLLYGEVVPLPGGGVRCTVASAGHPLPLLLRPDGSVRPAAEPQVLLGVVEDVAYESQIFDLTPGDTLLCVTDGVTERRSGPLMFDDGDGLAQVLAGCAGLPAEATAERIRRAVHEFAEQPPDDDVALLVLHAN; from the coding sequence GTGGCGCCCATTCCCTTGCAGCGGGACACCGTGCAGCGTCCCGGCACCACCCGCGCCGGGTACGCGCACGGCCCGCGCCCGGCCAGCCGTACCAGCCTGCCCGGCATCCCGCTCGCCCCGGCCGCCGCCCGCCGGTTCGTGCGGGCCGCGCTCGCGGAGTGGACCGGGATCGGGGTGCCCGCGGCCGTCGGTTTCAGCGACCGGCTGGCCGACGACGCCGTGACCGTCACCAACGAGCTGGTCACCAACGCCGTCGTGCACGCCGGGACCACGGTCGACCTGGTTCTCAGGCTGGAGGAGGAGGGCGACGGCGAGGAGCCGACGGCCGCCCTCGTCCTGGAGGTCACCGACCACCACCCGGCCCGCCCGGTGAGCGGCGACGAGCGCGGGGCGGGCCCCGGACCGGCCGGGGCGTACGCGGGGGAGCTGCCCGACCCCGCCGAGTACGGCCGGGGCCTCCAGCTCGTCGCCACCCTCGCCGACTCCTGGGGCATCACCTACCGCACCGGCCTCAAGACCGTCTGGGCCCGCCTCCCCGTCGACGACTGGAGCGCCCCGCCCGCCCCGCCCGACGGGGAGGCCCTCAGACGCGGGCTGCGCGCCGCCGAGATCCTCGCCCCCGCGGCCAGGCGCGTCGAGCGCGACGACGCGGTCTGGGACAGCCGGGGCGCCCCGGCCTTCCTCGCCGAGGCCTCCGACCTGCTCGCCGGGCAGCTCGACGAGGACCTGGTGGCCGCCATAGCGGGCCAGCTGCTGGTGCCCCGGCTGGCGGACTGGTGCGCGATCTGGCTGGAGACCGAGGGTGGGGGTCCGGCCGCCGAGCCCCGGCTCGCCCGGGTCTGGCACAGCGACGAGACCGGTACCGAGCCCCTGCGCGCCGCCCTGGAGAAGGAGCCGCTCCGCCTCCCGGCCGGCGTCGGCTCCGGCCCCGTGTCCGTCCCCGTCCCCTGGCCCGCCCACCCCGCCGACGAGGGCCGGGAGGACGGGGAGGGCCGGAACGGCTGGAAGGACCGGGAGGGCCGGAACGGCTGGAAGGACCGGGAGGACTGGGAGCACCGGGAGGACCGGGAGGGCACCCCCGTACCGCTCCCGCACCCCGGCGGCCGGGGCGGGGCCGCGCTCGCGTTCCGGATCACCGCGGGCGGCCGGGCGCTCGGCACCGTCCTCGTCGGCCGCGAGGGTGTCGCCCGGATGCCGGAGGCGGTGGCGTCGCTGATCGAGGACTTCGTCCGCCGCCTCGGCCTCGCCGTCGGCGCGGCCCGCGCCTACACCCGGCAGGCCACCATCAGCCGGATCCTCCAGCGCGGCCTGCTCCCGAGCAAGGTCGCCGAGATCCCCGGTGTCACCAGCGCCCTCGTCTACGAACCGAGCGACGACGGGGTGGTCGGGGGTGACTTCTACGACATCTTCCCGTGCCCCGGCGACCGCTGGTGCTTCGTCCTCGGCGACGTCCAGGGCAGCGGCCCCGAGGCCGCCGTCGTCACCGGCCTCGCCCGCCCCTGGCTGCGGCTGCTCTCCCGGGAGGGCTTCGGCGTCGGGGAGGTCCTGGACCGGCTGAACCGGCTGCTCCTCGACGACGCCATGGAGGCCGCCGAGGCCGCCGCCCTGATGGTCGCCGCCGCCGGGGGCCAGCAGCTCCACGACGGCACCCAGTCACGGTTCCTCTCCCTGCTGTACGGGGAGGTCGTGCCGCTCCCCGGCGGCGGGGTCCGCTGCACGGTGGCCAGCGCCGGGCACCCGCTGCCGCTGCTGCTGCGCCCCGACGGCTCCGTACGCCCGGCCGCCGAGCCGCAGGTGCTGCTCGGGGTCGTCGAGGACGTGGCGTACGAGAGCCAGATCTTCGACCTCACGCCCGGGGACACCCTGCTCTGTGTCACGGACGGGGTGACCGAGCGCCGGTCGGGCCCGCTGATGTTCGACGACGGGGACGGGCTGGCCCAGGTGCTGGCCGGGTGCGCCGGGCTGCCGGCCGAGGCGACGGCCGAGCGCATCCGGCGGGCCGTCCACGAGTTCGCCGAGCAGCCCCCGGACGACGACGTGGCCCTGCTGGTCCTGCACGCGAACTGA
- the hemW gene encoding radical SAM family heme chaperone HemW, translated as MDGMPSVLPDGEPVPDDGALPRHALEGAADRPLGFYLHVPYCATRCGYCDFNTYTATELRGSGGALASRDNYAAHLIEEVRQARKVLGDDPRPVRTVFVGGGTPTLLPAADLVRMLASIKEEFGLAEDAEITTEANPESVDPAYLAALREGGFNRVSFGMQSAKQHVLKILDRTHTPGRPEACVAEARAAGFDHVNLDLIYGTPGESDDDWRATLDAAIGAGPDHVSAYALIVEEGTQLARRIRRGEIPMTDDDAHADRYLIADEAFAAAGFDWYEVSNWATTEAGRCLHNELYWRGADWWGAGPGAHSHVGGVRWWNVKHPGAYAQALSEGRSPGAGREILGEEDRRVERILLELRLREGCPLSLLKADGLAASRRALADGLLAPEPYGRGRAVLTLRGRLLADAVVRDLVD; from the coding sequence ATGGACGGTATGCCTTCCGTACTGCCCGATGGTGAGCCCGTGCCCGACGACGGGGCGCTGCCGCGCCACGCCCTGGAAGGCGCAGCCGACCGCCCGCTCGGCTTCTACCTGCACGTCCCCTACTGCGCCACCCGCTGCGGCTACTGCGACTTCAACACCTACACCGCCACCGAGCTGCGCGGCTCCGGCGGGGCGCTGGCCTCCCGCGACAACTACGCCGCCCACCTGATCGAGGAGGTCCGCCAGGCCCGCAAGGTCCTCGGCGACGACCCCCGCCCCGTGCGCACGGTCTTCGTCGGCGGCGGCACCCCCACCCTGCTGCCCGCCGCCGACCTCGTACGGATGCTGGCATCGATCAAGGAGGAGTTCGGGCTCGCGGAGGACGCGGAGATCACCACCGAGGCGAACCCCGAGTCCGTCGACCCGGCCTACCTGGCCGCCCTCCGCGAGGGCGGCTTCAACCGGGTCTCCTTCGGCATGCAGAGCGCCAAGCAGCACGTCCTGAAGATCCTGGACCGCACCCACACCCCCGGCCGCCCCGAGGCCTGCGTCGCCGAGGCCCGTGCGGCGGGCTTCGACCACGTCAACCTCGACCTGATCTACGGCACCCCCGGCGAGTCCGACGACGACTGGCGGGCCACCCTGGACGCCGCGATCGGCGCGGGCCCCGACCACGTCTCCGCGTACGCCCTGATCGTCGAGGAGGGCACCCAGCTCGCCCGCCGCATCCGGCGCGGCGAGATCCCGATGACCGACGACGACGCGCACGCCGACCGCTACCTCATCGCGGACGAGGCGTTCGCCGCCGCCGGCTTCGACTGGTACGAGGTCTCCAACTGGGCCACCACCGAGGCGGGCCGCTGTCTGCACAACGAGCTGTACTGGCGCGGCGCCGACTGGTGGGGCGCGGGCCCCGGAGCCCACAGCCACGTCGGCGGCGTGCGCTGGTGGAACGTGAAGCACCCCGGCGCGTACGCCCAGGCGCTCTCCGAGGGCCGCTCACCCGGCGCGGGCCGCGAGATCCTCGGCGAGGAGGACCGCCGCGTCGAGCGCATCCTGCTGGAACTGCGGCTGCGCGAGGGCTGCCCGCTCTCCCTCCTGAAAGCCGACGGTCTCGCCGCCTCCCGCCGCGCCCTGGCCGACGGGCTGCTGGCCCCGGAACCGTACGGGCGGGGCCGCGCGGTCCTCACCCTGCGCGGGCGGCTCCTCGCCGACGCCGTCGTCCGCGACCTGGTCGACTGA
- a CDS encoding ABC transporter substrate-binding protein — protein sequence MAREVWRDSADNEAASAVFHLIQQLIDRYRVNRPVMPLVVVQAADAGAGPEIDARVEQLVRQVHRANELRRVPVRQLEGEGATPYEAALDMVRTLSEKPWETRENTQYKTFSFPRSRLLGAIEQATAAVVEQSDGNTSAVREERILEQLSRLRWRSGRPRRGTWWDSLRRSVRPETFVGALFIALLSVLLGEIDWLLTVLVAALALIGLVVVGLASRAAPPLLWLRRASRWFATTSSLAASSTGHPSDGWSWLSPSGSWRVIRARAAAVAERVADAGAGDEHARQFHLELRVQALLEDLRHNYRPHSLDWRRSKRTVPPVVFLPRATQDNGGILLINAINSVRSRRSEVDPLLLLASLQAPEIMRHTPPLPPERPGPGAPTGSSGARARYERWVDDLSLGQSPGAAATLAWVLLLPLSTEKLTHEHAHAQLVTHRVRRTWAWWVMSRASVAVLVVGSLLGAFLWAGHWRDTYCHGPLTDRSTDAIWEGKGNDRECVGVATAPEVLFARGNDLELNGAGKGITFERIEQAIRDENADIEPDDTYVTVVYAGPLTATGKDREATRKGLEELTGVYLHQRAVNKTVRRSVKLRVLTANGGEDMLRQLTAVRKIIEVARRDPTVVGVVGLGRNTQESEKAVKLLREAGLPVVNTTNSSSDLPREFPNYFGLAATDEEQTHVLGLVARQIAKDLDRPHGLVLSREDVNGDLDRYTIEQRDAGRKMLDDAGFGLGKDVTYDLAGGASLNTPLTTICRAERVPDALYFAGRVEDVPTLMRGLSETTGCSDRRMTVFTGDDLTKGTFDDSTSIAANVTLYHSSLAPLDQGNNLGFYVDAYRTLRALHPEREVAELAPGRAAWEDDLFASGQTVISYSATVALYDAAARGDKRRSAAETWATLHTVDLNNMPTGRISFSRARSSVSDNVHGLNIVKVVRPGPSAERTLVCGKPAGVSPPLTAKDCRP from the coding sequence ATGGCGCGCGAGGTGTGGCGGGACAGTGCGGACAACGAGGCGGCCTCGGCCGTCTTCCACCTGATACAGCAGCTGATCGACCGGTACCGCGTCAACCGGCCGGTGATGCCGCTCGTCGTGGTCCAGGCGGCGGACGCCGGGGCCGGTCCGGAGATCGACGCGCGGGTGGAGCAGCTCGTACGTCAGGTGCACCGGGCCAATGAGTTACGCCGGGTGCCGGTGCGGCAGCTGGAGGGCGAGGGGGCGACCCCGTACGAGGCGGCGCTCGACATGGTGCGCACGCTCTCCGAGAAGCCGTGGGAGACCCGCGAGAACACCCAGTACAAGACCTTCTCCTTTCCCCGCTCGCGGCTGCTCGGGGCGATCGAGCAGGCCACCGCGGCGGTGGTCGAGCAGTCCGACGGGAACACCTCCGCGGTACGCGAGGAAAGGATCCTGGAACAGCTGAGCCGGCTGCGCTGGCGGTCCGGCCGGCCCCGCCGGGGCACCTGGTGGGACTCCCTGCGGCGGTCGGTGCGTCCCGAGACCTTCGTCGGCGCGCTCTTCATCGCCCTCCTCAGCGTGCTGCTGGGGGAGATCGACTGGCTGCTGACCGTGCTGGTGGCGGCCCTCGCGCTGATCGGTCTCGTCGTGGTGGGGCTGGCGAGCCGGGCCGCCCCGCCGCTGCTGTGGCTGCGGCGCGCCAGCCGGTGGTTCGCCACCACCTCGTCCCTGGCCGCGTCCAGCACCGGCCATCCGTCGGACGGCTGGTCGTGGTTGTCGCCGAGCGGTTCGTGGCGGGTGATCCGGGCGCGGGCGGCGGCGGTCGCGGAGCGGGTGGCGGACGCGGGGGCGGGAGACGAGCACGCGCGCCAGTTCCATCTGGAGCTGCGGGTGCAGGCGCTGCTGGAGGATCTGCGGCACAACTACCGCCCGCACTCCCTGGACTGGCGGCGCAGCAAGCGCACGGTCCCGCCGGTGGTGTTCCTGCCCCGGGCCACGCAGGACAACGGCGGCATCCTGCTGATCAACGCGATCAACAGCGTACGGTCGCGGCGCAGCGAGGTGGATCCGCTGCTGCTGCTCGCCTCGCTCCAGGCCCCCGAGATCATGCGGCACACCCCGCCGCTGCCCCCGGAGCGGCCGGGTCCCGGGGCGCCGACCGGTTCGTCCGGGGCGCGGGCCCGCTACGAGCGCTGGGTGGACGATCTGAGTCTTGGCCAGTCGCCGGGGGCGGCGGCGACCCTGGCGTGGGTGCTGCTGCTGCCGCTGTCCACCGAGAAGCTGACCCACGAGCACGCGCACGCGCAGCTCGTCACCCACCGGGTGCGACGGACCTGGGCGTGGTGGGTGATGTCGCGGGCGAGCGTCGCCGTGCTCGTCGTGGGCAGTCTGCTGGGGGCGTTCCTGTGGGCCGGACACTGGCGCGACACGTACTGCCACGGGCCGCTGACCGACCGCAGCACGGACGCGATCTGGGAGGGGAAGGGCAACGACCGGGAGTGCGTGGGGGTGGCGACCGCGCCCGAGGTGCTCTTCGCGCGGGGCAACGACCTGGAGCTGAACGGGGCGGGGAAGGGCATCACCTTCGAGCGGATCGAGCAGGCGATCCGGGACGAGAACGCCGACATCGAGCCGGACGACACGTACGTGACGGTCGTGTACGCCGGTCCGCTCACCGCCACGGGCAAGGACCGGGAGGCGACCCGCAAGGGCCTGGAGGAACTGACCGGCGTCTATCTCCACCAGCGGGCGGTGAACAAGACCGTGCGCCGGTCGGTGAAGCTGCGGGTGCTGACCGCGAACGGCGGCGAGGACATGCTGCGGCAGCTCACCGCCGTACGGAAGATCATCGAGGTGGCCCGGCGGGATCCGACGGTGGTCGGGGTGGTGGGCCTCGGCCGCAACACCCAGGAGAGCGAGAAGGCGGTGAAGCTGCTGCGCGAGGCCGGGCTGCCGGTGGTGAACACGACGAACTCCAGCAGCGACCTGCCCCGGGAGTTCCCCAACTACTTCGGCCTCGCGGCGACGGACGAGGAGCAGACGCATGTGCTGGGGCTGGTCGCCCGGCAGATCGCGAAGGACCTCGACCGTCCGCACGGGCTCGTGCTGTCGCGCGAGGACGTCAACGGGGACCTGGACCGGTACACCATCGAGCAGCGGGACGCGGGCCGGAAGATGCTGGACGACGCGGGCTTCGGGCTGGGCAAGGACGTGACGTACGACCTGGCGGGCGGGGCGAGCCTGAACACCCCGCTGACGACCATCTGCCGGGCCGAGCGGGTGCCCGACGCGCTGTACTTCGCCGGGCGGGTCGAGGACGTGCCGACGCTGATGCGTGGCCTGTCGGAGACCACCGGGTGCTCGGACCGGCGGATGACGGTGTTCACCGGGGACGATCTGACGAAGGGGACGTTCGACGACAGCACGTCGATCGCGGCCAACGTCACGCTCTACCACAGCTCGCTCGCCCCGTTGGACCAGGGAAACAACCTCGGCTTCTACGTGGACGCCTACCGCACACTGCGGGCGCTGCACCCGGAGCGGGAGGTCGCCGAGCTGGCGCCGGGGCGGGCGGCGTGGGAGGACGATCTGTTCGCCAGTGGGCAGACCGTCATCTCCTACAGCGCGACGGTCGCCCTGTACGACGCGGCGGCGCGCGGCGACAAGCGCCGGAGCGCGGCGGAGACCTGGGCGACGTTGCACACGGTGGACCTCAACAACATGCCGACGGGGAGGATCTCGTTCAGCCGGGCGAGGTCCTCGGTCTCCGACAACGTGCACGGCCTCAACATCGTCAAGGTGGTCCGCCCGGGGCCGAGCGCCGAGCGGACCCTGGTCTGCGGCAAGCCCGCCGGGGTCTCGCCCCCGCTGACGGCGAAGGACTGCCGTCCGTGA
- a CDS encoding AMP-dependent synthetase/ligase has product MSDTQTLIDNRPPSVAVLFMDRVAATPDREAYRYPVPSASGTGPDDWKSLSWGQASERVYAVAAGLIALGVRPEERVALASATRVEWVLIDLGVMCAGAATTTIYPSTNAAESAFILADSESRILIAENAEQLAKAREIRADLPDLAHVVVIDPAGVEPAEGDPEGWIMTLAELEAQGAELLAKTPDAVTERVAAITADQLATLIYTSGTTGRPKGVRLPHDNWSYMAKATVATGMITPEDVQYLWLPLAHVFGKVLTSGQIEVGHVTAIDGRIDKIIENLPVVRPTYMAAVPRIFEKVYNGVASKARAGGGAKYKIFQWAAGVAREYAKVSQDNFRRTGKASVPFALGAKHKVADALVFSKIREAFGGRLRACISGSAALAPDIGYFFAGAGVHVLEGYGLTETSAASFVNPGEAYRTGTVGKPLPGTEVRIADDGEILLRSPGVMQGYHKLPDKTEEVLESDGWIHTGDIGELSADGYLSITDRKKDLIKTSGGKYVAPAEVEGQFKAVCPFVSNILVHGADRNFCTALIALDGPTLLGWAAENGMEGKSYAEVVAAPQTVELIDGYVKRLNEGLQRWQSIKKFRLLPRDLDVEHGELTPSLKLKRPVVEREYRGLIDEMYAGSREA; this is encoded by the coding sequence GTGAGCGACACACAGACCTTGATCGATAACCGGCCGCCCTCCGTGGCGGTGCTCTTCATGGACCGCGTGGCGGCGACCCCGGACCGGGAGGCGTACCGCTATCCGGTGCCGTCGGCCTCGGGCACGGGTCCCGACGACTGGAAGTCGCTGAGCTGGGGCCAGGCCTCGGAGCGGGTCTACGCGGTCGCCGCCGGGCTGATCGCGCTCGGCGTGCGGCCGGAGGAGCGGGTCGCGCTCGCCTCGGCCACCCGGGTGGAATGGGTCCTCATCGACCTCGGGGTGATGTGCGCGGGTGCCGCGACCACGACGATCTACCCCTCCACGAACGCCGCGGAGTCCGCGTTCATCCTGGCCGACTCCGAGAGCCGGATCCTCATCGCGGAGAACGCCGAGCAGCTGGCAAAGGCCCGGGAGATCCGCGCCGACCTGCCGGACCTCGCCCATGTCGTGGTCATCGACCCGGCCGGCGTCGAGCCCGCCGAGGGCGACCCCGAGGGCTGGATCATGACCCTCGCCGAGCTGGAGGCCCAGGGCGCCGAGCTCCTCGCCAAGACCCCGGACGCGGTCACCGAGCGGGTCGCCGCGATCACCGCCGACCAGCTCGCCACCCTCATCTACACCTCGGGCACGACCGGCCGCCCCAAGGGCGTGCGGCTGCCGCACGACAACTGGTCGTACATGGCCAAGGCCACCGTGGCGACCGGGATGATCACGCCCGAGGACGTGCAGTACCTCTGGCTGCCGCTCGCCCACGTCTTCGGCAAGGTCCTCACCTCCGGGCAGATCGAGGTCGGCCACGTCACCGCGATCGACGGCCGCATCGACAAGATCATCGAGAACCTGCCGGTCGTCCGGCCGACCTACATGGCCGCCGTGCCCCGGATCTTCGAGAAGGTCTACAACGGGGTCGCCTCCAAGGCCCGCGCGGGCGGTGGCGCCAAGTACAAGATCTTCCAGTGGGCGGCCGGGGTCGCCCGCGAGTACGCCAAGGTCTCCCAGGACAACTTCCGCCGCACCGGCAAGGCCTCCGTCCCCTTCGCGCTCGGCGCCAAGCACAAGGTCGCCGACGCGCTCGTCTTCTCCAAGATCCGTGAGGCCTTCGGCGGCCGGCTGCGCGCCTGCATCTCCGGCTCCGCCGCCCTCGCCCCGGACATCGGCTACTTCTTCGCGGGCGCGGGCGTCCACGTCCTGGAGGGCTACGGCCTCACCGAGACCAGCGCCGCCTCCTTCGTCAACCCGGGCGAGGCCTACCGCACCGGCACCGTCGGCAAGCCGCTCCCCGGCACCGAGGTGCGCATCGCCGACGACGGCGAGATCCTGCTGCGCAGCCCCGGCGTCATGCAGGGCTACCACAAACTGCCAGACAAGACCGAAGAGGTCCTGGAGTCGGACGGCTGGATCCACACCGGGGACATCGGCGAGCTGTCGGCCGACGGCTACCTGAGCATCACCGACCGCAAGAAGGACCTGATCAAGACGTCCGGCGGCAAGTACGTCGCCCCGGCGGAGGTCGAGGGTCAGTTCAAGGCGGTCTGCCCGTTCGTCTCCAACATCCTGGTGCACGGCGCGGACCGTAACTTCTGCACCGCGCTCATCGCGCTCGACGGACCCACCCTCCTCGGCTGGGCCGCCGAGAACGGCATGGAGGGCAAGTCGTACGCGGAGGTCGTCGCCGCCCCGCAGACCGTCGAGCTGATCGACGGGTACGTCAAGCGCCTCAACGAGGGCCTCCAGCGCTGGCAGAGCATCAAGAAGTTCCGCCTCCTGCCGCGCGACCTGGACGTCGAGCACGGCGAGCTGACCCCCAGCCTCAAGCTGAAGCGGCCGGTCGTCGAGCGGGAGTACCGGGGGCTCATCGACGAGATGTACGCGGGCTCGCGCGAGGCGTAG